CAGCGAAAACGGCGGGTGTCGAGGCGGCAATCAAGGCCGGACGTGAGGCCATGAAGGAAAAAGCGGATACGTGTTGTAGCTGATGTTGCGGTGAGGAAAAGCTCTTGCGATGGAACCGGCCGAGGATATTCGGAAGAAGCTGTTTAGGCAACAGTGCGACCCGCGTATGGCTTGCGCACAGGCAGGGGAGAATCAGGCGCCGCTCAGGGAATGAACGATGCGGGCAGTCCGGTTTCATGGCCGAGGAGGGCAGGGTGCGAAGACCGCGAGCCGCATCCTGGGAACGGCTGCGTTTATCGAGGGGTTCGTGGCGCAGGACTCGCCGATTTATGGGGCCGAGCGGCGCGGCGCACCAGTGGCGGCATTCACGCGCATCGATACCGGACCAATTAAACAGCGAGGCATCATCGCCTGCCCCGACCTTGTCGTGATTGCCGACGCGTCGCTCATCCAGGACCCTGCCGCCCGCGTGCTGGACGGCATCGACGAACGAACGGCTGTCTTCGTCAACTCACCACTGACTGCAGAACAGTTGCAGCCCCAGACTTCGCTGCCGGGACATCTGACGACGCTCGATCTAACAGACATCGCCCTGCAACAGTTTGGAAAGGGCGGCGCGATCAGCGCGCTGCTCGGTGCTGTCGCCGGGAGACTCATCGGACTCCGCCGGGATTCGGTTCGAGAGGCTATTGCGCGGGAATTAGCCGACCTCGCACTCGCCGCTTCTCAGATTGAGCGCAATCAAGCTGCTGCACTTCAGTGCTATGATGCCGTTCGCACGGTTCCCGTAGTACCGGGCGCGCCGCAATCGACCACGTCAGCGCAGCTTCAAGTACCGGTCTATGAACCTCCGACCAGAGGAACTGCCAGGATCAGCGCCGCTGCAAATTCGATCCTGCGTGAAACCAGCGGCTGGCGAACCTTCCGGCCGGTGCTGGTGCCGGACAAGTGCAATGGCTGCTGGCTCTGTTTCGCCTATTGCCCCGAAGGGGTGATTTCGATGACAAAGGACGACAGGCCCGTGGTTGATTATGCCCATTGCAAAGGATGCCAGATCTGTGTCCATGAATGCCCGACGGAGGCATTGGTGGCCGAGCGGGAGCAGGAAGGGGGAGTGGCGTGGACGGCACGATAGGTATGGAAATGTGAGACGGGTCTCGTCAAGCAAACCAAATAGACCGGATAGACCAAATGAACCAGACAGACCAGATGATGATGACGGGCAATCTCGCGGCGGCCTGGGGCGCTCGGCTGGCGGATGTGGATTACATCCCGGCGTTTCCCATTACACCGCAGACGGAAATTGTGGAAGCACTGGCCACCTGGTGCGAGAGCGGCGCGATGGCAGCCCGCTTTGTGACCATGGATTCCGAACATTCCATGATGACTGCGGCCGGAGCTGCTGTGGCCACGGGGGCCAGGGTCTTCACCGCAACATCCAGCCAGGGATTGCTCTATGCCCTCGAAGTCCTCTATTCGGTTTCCGGCTGGCGCGCACCGCTCGTGCTGGTCAACGTCTCGCGGGCGTTAGCTGCGCCGATTACGCTCGAACCGGATCACAATGATGTGCTGGCTGCGCGGGACTCAGGCTTTCTTCAGATCCATGCCGAGACCTGCCAGGAAGTCCTGGACTCGATCCTGATGGCCTATCGGATCGCGGAGGATGAAAGGGTCATGTTGCCGGTCATCGTCAATCTGGACGGTTTCTACCTTTCGTTCACCCGCGAGCCGGTGACGATACCGGATCTTCAGATGGTGAAGGCGTTCCTGCCGCCGTTTCGTCCTGCTCACTTGGGTTTCAAAGCCTCTGCGCCGCATGCGCTCGGCGTGGCGGTCCTCGGCGGGACGCCATACTCGTACTTCCGTCATCAAATGCATCTGGCTGCCATGAACGCGTTGGATGTGCATCGGGACGCGGCCGCTGCGTTCGAGCAGCTGTTCGGACGGCGATACGATGTGGTTGAGGGGTATCGGCTTGACGATGCGGAAGATGTGCTCGTCATGACCAACGCCTTTGCGAGCAAAGGCAAGGCCGCAGTCGATGCGGCCAGGGCAGAGGGCAAGCGAGTGGGACTGCTGCGGTTACGCATGATCCGTCCTTGGCCGGCGGACGCCATCCGTCACGCACTGCAAGGCCGCAGGGCCGTGGCGGTCCTGGATCAGAATCTGTCTCCGGGGCAGGGCGGCATTCTCTTTCAGGAGATTGCAGCCTGTCTGTACCATGAAGCGTTGCGGCCGCGGGCGCTCTGCTCTTTCATCGGGGGCCTGGGAGGGAAGAATCTTTCGGAAGGTGAGCTTCGGACTGTCTTCGAACAGACGGCAGAAGCTGGAGTTCAAGGAAAAGGGATCGGGCCGGTCTTGCTCTACACAGAAGCCGAGCACCGCGAGATGGTGCAGCTTCAAGATATCGCAGCGGATGTGAGGGCGAGTCAGGGGTCAGGCAAGTGAATAAATGGTGTTATGGCCATCAGTTTTCTAACGCTTCACGTTTCACGCCTCACGGTTTTCATCATGACCTGGCAACGTGAGACATTTAAGAAGATCAAACAGATTCCCCGTGAAGAACACGTCCTTCCGGGAACCGCACTTTGTGCCGGCTGCGGAGGGCTGGAAGCGTTGCGGCTGGCTGCGAAGGTGTTGGGGGACGAGGTTGTCTATGTGAATGCCGCCGGGTGCTTTACGATGCTGGCGGCGTATCCCTTCACCCCATTTAAGGGGTCATGGCTCTACACCACCATGGGGTCGGCGCCTGCCGGCGCGCAAGGTGTGCGCGATGCATTGGATGTGTTGATCGCCAAAGGACGGCTGCCGGAACGCGAGAATCTGAAAGTTGTTGTGCTGGGTGGAGACGGTTCGACCTATGACATGGCCCTCTCTTCGACCTCGGGCGCCATCACCAGAAAACTCGATTTCTATTATTTCTGCTACGACAATGAAGCGTATGGCAACACAGGTATGCAGCTCTCTCCCGCGACACCCTACGGCGCACGAACGAGCACCTCGCCCTGCAGCTTGCAGCATCCGTCTGGTACCACGCAGGAGAAGAAAGACATCTTCGAGATCTGGCGGGCACACAAACCGCCTTATATCGCAACAGTCGCGCCTCGGTACCCATTGGATTTGGAAGAAAAGTTCGCCCGGGCGGCAACATTTACAGGCCCCAAACTGTTTCTCGCCCTCTCCGCTTGCCCCACCGGCTGGCTCTACGATCCGGGAGAGACTCCGGGAGTCGCCAAGTTGGCGGTCGAGACCGGTCTTTGGCCTTTGAAGGAGTCGATCAACGGAGTAGTCACACACACCTACATTCCCAAGCGCAAGCCGGTTGAAGAGTACCTCAAGTTGCAGGGCCGGTTCCGACATCTGTTCGAACCGACGAGGCAGGATGAAGCTATCCGGCACATTCAAGAGCGGGTCGATGCCTATTGGAAGCAGGTGAAAAATGCGGAAAAAGCGGTCTAATGGTGTTAAGCGATTGATTTTACGGAGATATGTCAGAAATGTCGTGGATAGAGTCTCTACCATTATATATAGAGGGAAACAGGCCTTACTTGGAGGTATGGCTCTGGGAGTCATTTGTGTTGTGTTTTCAGTCGGTTGTACCGATGTCCGACCGCGCCAGGGCGAGCAAACCCCCGACCCCTATATGACTTCCGATATCAGGCATCCCATCCCGCTGTCGTCACCGGCAGGGAAGCAACATCGCGTAGTCATGTTGCAGCACCTGGAGACCGTTCAAGGGATTGTCAGCGCGTTGGCTGAGGAGGACTACGAATTGGCCAAAGGCCTAACCGAAACACACCTGGGCTTCTTCATGCACAGGCAGGCGATGGCGAGTCAGCAGCCGGAGAATTTTCCACCGGCCTATCACGATCTCGCCATGGCTCATCACCAGGCGGCGGAGGATCTGGCCCAGATTATTCCGACAAAGGATCTCAAACAGATTTTGCCCAAGCTTGACGGAGTGCTCAAAGCCTGTGTGGCTTGCCATTTAGAATTCAAAGTCACAAGTGGTTCGTAGCTCAGAGGGGAATAATATGAGAGAAGTTTCTCTTACCTGCTTCCTTTTCGTGGGCTGCTGGGGGATTCAGTTCACAGATACAGTTGAGATGAATGCCTGGGCCGGTTCTCCGCCGTCATCCAAGAGTACAAGAGCGGCAGGCGATGCCGAGCGGGGCAGAGCGGTCTTCAATGGGAAGGGCGTGTGCCACTACTGTCATGGCATTGATGGAAACAAAAACCTACGACCGCAACTCGCAGCCGACACAGCCACACTCATCAGTCAACTCAATCCTCCACCGGTCGATCTGAGAAATCCCGAGGCACTACATCTGAAATCTGACAAGCAGCGCGCGCGTGCAATCCGGGAAGGACACCCGGGCACAGGCATGTTCCCGGATACCACCATGACCGATCAGGAACTCATCGATACGCTAGCCTACCTGGCGCTCCTGCGGCGTGAGGGTTCCCTAAATGGCAGATAGACCA
This portion of the Nitrospirota bacterium genome encodes:
- a CDS encoding 2-oxoacid:acceptor oxidoreductase family protein, producing the protein MRAVRFHGRGGQGAKTASRILGTAAFIEGFVAQDSPIYGAERRGAPVAAFTRIDTGPIKQRGIIACPDLVVIADASLIQDPAARVLDGIDERTAVFVNSPLTAEQLQPQTSLPGHLTTLDLTDIALQQFGKGGAISALLGAVAGRLIGLRRDSVREAIARELADLALAASQIERNQAAALQCYDAVRTVPVVPGAPQSTTSAQLQVPVYEPPTRGTARISAAANSILRETSGWRTFRPVLVPDKCNGCWLCFAYCPEGVISMTKDDRPVVDYAHCKGCQICVHECPTEALVAEREQEGGVAWTAR
- a CDS encoding pyruvate synthase, whose protein sequence is MNQTDQMMMTGNLAAAWGARLADVDYIPAFPITPQTEIVEALATWCESGAMAARFVTMDSEHSMMTAAGAAVATGARVFTATSSQGLLYALEVLYSVSGWRAPLVLVNVSRALAAPITLEPDHNDVLAARDSGFLQIHAETCQEVLDSILMAYRIAEDERVMLPVIVNLDGFYLSFTREPVTIPDLQMVKAFLPPFRPAHLGFKASAPHALGVAVLGGTPYSYFRHQMHLAAMNALDVHRDAAAAFEQLFGRRYDVVEGYRLDDAEDVLVMTNAFASKGKAAVDAARAEGKRVGLLRLRMIRPWPADAIRHALQGRRAVAVLDQNLSPGQGGILFQEIAACLYHEALRPRALCSFIGGLGGKNLSEGELRTVFEQTAEAGVQGKGIGPVLLYTEAEHREMVQLQDIAADVRASQGSGK
- a CDS encoding pyruvate synthase; translation: MTWQRETFKKIKQIPREEHVLPGTALCAGCGGLEALRLAAKVLGDEVVYVNAAGCFTMLAAYPFTPFKGSWLYTTMGSAPAGAQGVRDALDVLIAKGRLPERENLKVVVLGGDGSTYDMALSSTSGAITRKLDFYYFCYDNEAYGNTGMQLSPATPYGARTSTSPCSLQHPSGTTQEKKDIFEIWRAHKPPYIATVAPRYPLDLEEKFARAATFTGPKLFLALSACPTGWLYDPGETPGVAKLAVETGLWPLKESINGVVTHTYIPKRKPVEEYLKLQGRFRHLFEPTRQDEAIRHIQERVDAYWKQVKNAEKAV
- a CDS encoding cytochrome c is translated as MALGVICVVFSVGCTDVRPRQGEQTPDPYMTSDIRHPIPLSSPAGKQHRVVMLQHLETVQGIVSALAEEDYELAKGLTETHLGFFMHRQAMASQQPENFPPAYHDLAMAHHQAAEDLAQIIPTKDLKQILPKLDGVLKACVACHLEFKVTSGS
- a CDS encoding c-type cytochrome, producing the protein MREVSLTCFLFVGCWGIQFTDTVEMNAWAGSPPSSKSTRAAGDAERGRAVFNGKGVCHYCHGIDGNKNLRPQLAADTATLISQLNPPPVDLRNPEALHLKSDKQRARAIREGHPGTGMFPDTTMTDQELIDTLAYLALLRREGSLNGR